AGACAAGTGATTTTGTCGGATCTTTACGCACTTTTTCGGCATATCTCATTGTAAATATTATTCCAGCCGGGATATAAATTAAGAGAAGTATTATTCTGATTCCTATGCCTTCGCCCATAGATATTCCCGCAAAACGGCTTGCAATAGCAACGGCAAACGGGTTTGCAATGGAAGCCATAACCCCAAGCGCCGCGCCCATTTTAATAACGCTCAATCCAACCAGTGTGTCATACCCTGCCGCAAGCAACACAGGAATTAATACCGGGAAAAACGGAAGCGTTTCTTCCTCAATGCCAAATGCCGCCCCAGCAAAGCTGAAAACAAGCATGAGTATGGGAATAAGAAGTTTTTCCTGCCCCTTAAGCTTTCTGATAATATGGCCTATAGCCGCGTCTATAGCTCCCGTTTTCATAACAACCGCCAGAAAACCGCCTATAACCAATGTGTACAGTATAATATCAACAGAATCATAAAAACCGTTAATCGGGGCAAGTATAATTGCGCCAATCCCCTGTGGATTTGATTCTATGGCATGATATGTGCCTGCTATAGGCTCAAGTTTAGCGGCTGTCGGATCGACATACTCATAAGCCCCTCCAGGCAACACATACGAAAGTATCGCTACCGCAATCATAATAGCAATAATAATTAAATATGACGATGGCATTTTGAACTTTTTCTTTTCATTCATAATAACACTCTCCTTAATAACATAAGATAATAAAACTTCAATACCACGCCATATTATTAAGCAAATTAAATGCCAAAAAAAAAGCGGCTGCCCGTTCTGCCATAAAGATCCGCAAATATTATTTTGTTTTTAAATTCTTATTTCGCATTTATTCAAAAAAATTTATTATAAAATATGCTATCCTTTTGTTTTGAGTTATTTTCAACTCGATTTTTAAAAAAAATAAGTCAAAATCAACTTATTTTAATCTTGTTTCTAACATATAAGTTGTTTTTGACTCATTTTTTTACAATAATCCTAATTCTACTATGGCATTTGCATAAATCTCCGACATTTTAAGAAGGCTGTCAATCTCTATGAATTCATTAACCCTATGCCAAGCCTGATTTCCACCGGGGAAAATAGCTCCAAACGCCGCAACATTAGGAATAACTTTTGAATAACTGCCACTGCCGCTTACCAACGGATCCGTTTTGTCTTTTGTTACCTGCCTATATGCTTTCAAGAGCGCTTTTATTAAAAAATGTTCCTTTGGAAAGTAAACAGGATCCCAATATGAACATTCAAACTCATCAAAACCGTTGGAATTAAACACCTCTTTCAGCGCATTTGCCGATTCTTCAAAATCGCATGTGACGGGATACCTTATATCCAGCCTCACGCGGGCTTCCCTTCCATCATAATCAATTATGCCGAAATTTACCGTAAATTTCCCAGAAAAACCGTCTTCAAAATTCACTCCCAGCTTTTCCCCATATATGTCGAATCCCAAGTAATTGTTTAAAAAAGCAATAAGTTTTCTGACTTTTCCTTTCCCAAAATGTATGCGGTTTAAAAAGCTTATCAGAGGGCATATGGCGTTAATTCCCATTTCAAGCGCCATACTGTGGGTTTCCATACCGTATGATTCTATTATAACGCCGGTTTCTACAATCCTTACAGACATGTTATGCCTTGTTTCGCATGCAAATAAAGACAGCGTATTTACTATTTCCATTTTTCTTTCCGTTTCAAGGAAAGCTTCGCAGTAACCTGGAACCGTATTTTCACAAGTCCCCCCTTTTATATAAATAATCCTTTCTTCTTCCTCCTGTTCAAAAACCCCTCTGTACTCCATCATGGCAAGACCTTTTTCAGCGTAAACCGCCGGAAAATGCCCGTCAAGCGTAAATCCCGCTATAGGAGGTTTTTCCTTTTTAAGATAGTATTTCATATCCTCATAATAACGTTCTTCATCGGTTCCTATTATAAACCTGACTTTTTTATTAAGTTTTTTCCCACTGTCTTTAACGGCTTTGAGTGCATAAAGCGCGGCTATGAGAGGGCCTTTGTTGTCCATTGTCCCTCTGCCGTAAATCTTTCCATCGATAATCCGCCCTTCAAAAGGCGGAACCGCCCACATATCACCTGCCACACATATATCTACATGCGATATAACGCATACATACAAATCCCCTTCCCCATATTCAATATAACCGCAATATCCGTCAAGCATCTTAACTTTAAAGCCCATGCTCTCAGCCAAAGCAAGCACATACTCAAGGGCTTTGTTCATATCCTCGCCAAAAGGCATACCAACAGTTCCCTTTTGTTTAACGCTTGGTATCCTGATAAGTTCCTGAAGCGAAAATATCATATTATCTTTTTCATTTTGTATCATTTTTTTCAATGTCATAAATTCATTTCCACCCGCCAGTCAATATAAAATTTATATTAACAACAATTATATCAAATACAAACTTTAAGTATATAGTTTAATACAAAATATTTATATTATTAAGCCGCTTTGACTTTATGCAAATAAATATGATAAAATAAATTTTTAAAACAGTTGTCACATTTAGTTTTAATGGGGGTGCAATTTTGTCTGATAATTTATTTTTATTTGAAAACATCTTAAACGCTATCGGATATTACATATGCGTTTACGACAAATACGGCTGTATAAAATACTGTAATAAAGCCTTTAAAAACGCATATCTGCATGGATCCGACACATTTTCAGGCAAACACTTTTCTAAAATAAAAAGCCGCGAATATCAAAATATTACGGGAATTCCAAATATACTTATAACACATTCAAAATCATCTGTTCAAAAAAAAGTTGAAAACAACGGCACATTTTATATTGATACGTCGCCGTGCTTTAACAATGACGGCAGTATCGATTACATAGTTGAAACCATTGCTTCTCCATTCAAAGCTCCTGTACTCCCTTTAAAAGAAGATGTGCCTAATACGCCTGCAACAGATATATTCCTCGGAGATGTAAAAATGAAAGGCATACTTGAAACAATAAACAGGATTTCAAAATTTGATTCCACCATACTTATCACAGGTGAATCTGGAACCGGAAAAAGCATGCTTGCAAACTTCATACATTCAAAAAGCAAACGATGCAACATGCCTTTTGTGACGATAAACTGTGCCGCAATACCAGAAAACCTTATTGAATCCGAGCTTTTTGGATATGTCCCCGGCGCTTTTACCGGCGCAAGCCCAAAGGGCAAAAAAGGCCTTGTCGAAATAGCTGACAAAGGGACGCTTTTTTTGGATGAAGTAGGACTTCTTCCACAAAACTGCCAAGCAAAGTTTCTTCAGCTTATCCAGGAAAAAATATATACGCCCATAGGTGCGGTAAAACCAAAAACAACCGACATACGCATTATATCCGCAACTAATTTAAATTTAAAAAAGGAAATCTCTGAAAATAAATTCCGCGAAGATTTATATTACCGTTTAAGAGTAATAGAATTCTACATGCCTCCTTTAAGCGAACGTCCCGACGCAATAGATCCGCTTATCGATTATTTTTTATGTCAATACAACAGAATGTATAGTATAAACAAGTCTCTTTCACCAAAAGCCCGGGAAATACTCCACAGCTATACATACAAAGGCAATATCCGTGAGCTGCAGTATATAATTGAACGGCTTATAGTAACATCCGCTGAAAACCAGATAATGGCGTCGGATATGCCAAACCTCGCTGAAACCGAACCGACGCCGCAAAACAATTCTATAGAAAATATGGACTTTGAAACTGCAGTCGAAAACTATGAAAAAGAAATACTGTTAAAATATTTTGCTAAATATAAAAGCACCTATAAAATAGCTGCCGCCCTCGGCATAACCCAATCAAAGGTATCAAGGCTTATGAGAAAATACCAAATAAACTAAGCCTTTTCAGGCGTTTTATAAATAGAACTGCGGAGCTCAATAAAAGCCCCGCATTTTTGTTTGCCGCCATAATCCTAAAATCTGTTTTTATGTTATTCCCACTATGAAATCAGAAATTAAAATCATTATCTCCGATGAACCGTATTTTCAATTTATATATAGCCTTTTCTGCAATCCGCTTAAATTAATTCCGCCTTTTAAACTTAAATGCCGTAACAAGCCCTGACATTAAAACTACAGCCGATACTAAAATCAATATTATTGCCGCCTTATCATTTTGTCCGTCCTGCATATCCAGTTCGGGAATATTTCCGGTTACATTTAAAGATGTTCTGTTCTTTGGTTTTATATCTGAAGCCGCATTTCCCCAGTTTCCGTTCTGCATGTTAAATTTGTCCGCCACACTATTCCCATCTCCGCCGCCCGTCTGCATATTGCCGTCTATTGAAACCGTTTGTTCTGCCTGTATTCCGCCGTCAACCGCATCATATTCTCTTTTATTAAAATAGTTATTTTCCGTAGAATTTTCCGTTTTGTTTTCCGAATTTTCAAAATCAGGATTGTTTTTCCAAAATGGATTAAAATTTTGTTCTTTTACGTTTTCAGGGTTCCCTATTCCCGCTCCCATGGACCCCATGGCCGAAATGTCAATATCATAAGATCCGATAAACGGATCGTTTTCATTTTCGCTCCCCTCTTGTACAGACGGTATACTTCCGTCAAGCTGTCCCCTAATGCTTTGCGCCCTCGCAATGG
This genomic window from Anaerotignum faecicola contains:
- the pepV gene encoding dipeptidase PepV produces the protein MTLKKMIQNEKDNMIFSLQELIRIPSVKQKGTVGMPFGEDMNKALEYVLALAESMGFKVKMLDGYCGYIEYGEGDLYVCVISHVDICVAGDMWAVPPFEGRIIDGKIYGRGTMDNKGPLIAALYALKAVKDSGKKLNKKVRFIIGTDEERYYEDMKYYLKKEKPPIAGFTLDGHFPAVYAEKGLAMMEYRGVFEQEEEERIIYIKGGTCENTVPGYCEAFLETERKMEIVNTLSLFACETRHNMSVRIVETGVIIESYGMETHSMALEMGINAICPLISFLNRIHFGKGKVRKLIAFLNNYLGFDIYGEKLGVNFEDGFSGKFTVNFGIIDYDGREARVRLDIRYPVTCDFEESANALKEVFNSNGFDEFECSYWDPVYFPKEHFLIKALLKAYRQVTKDKTDPLVSGSGSYSKVIPNVAAFGAIFPGGNQAWHRVNEFIEIDSLLKMSEIYANAIVELGLL
- a CDS encoding sigma 54-interacting transcriptional regulator, with product MSDNLFLFENILNAIGYYICVYDKYGCIKYCNKAFKNAYLHGSDTFSGKHFSKIKSREYQNITGIPNILITHSKSSVQKKVENNGTFYIDTSPCFNNDGSIDYIVETIASPFKAPVLPLKEDVPNTPATDIFLGDVKMKGILETINRISKFDSTILITGESGTGKSMLANFIHSKSKRCNMPFVTINCAAIPENLIESELFGYVPGAFTGASPKGKKGLVEIADKGTLFLDEVGLLPQNCQAKFLQLIQEKIYTPIGAVKPKTTDIRIISATNLNLKKEISENKFREDLYYRLRVIEFYMPPLSERPDAIDPLIDYFLCQYNRMYSINKSLSPKAREILHSYTYKGNIRELQYIIERLIVTSAENQIMASDMPNLAETEPTPQNNSIENMDFETAVENYEKEILLKYFAKYKSTYKIAAALGITQSKVSRLMRKYQIN